A stretch of Lutra lutra chromosome 9, mLutLut1.2, whole genome shotgun sequence DNA encodes these proteins:
- the MAPRE3 gene encoding microtubule-associated protein RP/EB family member 3 isoform X1 has protein sequence MAVNVYSTSVTSENLSRHDMLAWVNDSLHLNYTKIEQLCSGAAYCQFMDMLFPGCVHLRKVKFQAKLEHEYIHNFKVLQAAFKKMGVDKIIPVEKLVKGKFQDNFEFIQWFKKFFDANYDGKDYNPLLARQGQDVAPPPNPGDQIFNKSKKLIGTAVPQRTSPTGPKNMQTSGRLSNVAPPCILRKNPPSARNGGHETDAQILELNQQLLDLKLTVDGLEKERDFYFSKLRDIELICQEHESENSPVISGIIGILYATEEGFAPPEDDEIEEHQQEDQDEY, from the exons ATGGCCGTCAATGTGTACTCCACATCCGTGACCAGTGAAAATCTGAGTCGCCATGATATGCTTGCATGGGTCAATGACTCCCTGCACCTCAATTATACCAAGATAGAACAGCTCTGTTCAG GGGCAGCCTACTGCCAGTTCATGGACATGCTCTTCCCCGGCTGTGTGCACTTGAGGAAGGTGAAGTTCCAGGCCAAACTAGAGCATGAATACATCCACAACTTCAAGGTGCTGCAAGCAGCTTTCAAGAAGATGGGTGTTGACAAA ATAATTCCCGTAGAGAAATTAGTGAAAGGAAAATTCCAAgataattttgagtttattcagTGGTTTAAGAAATTCTTTGACGCAAACTATGATGGAAAGGATTACAACCCTCTGCTGGCGCGGCAGGGCCAGGACGTAGCGCCACCTCCTAACCCAGGTGATCAGATCTTCAACAAATCCAAGAAACTCATTGGCACAGCAG TTCCCCAGAGGACGTCCCCCACAGGCCCCAAAAATATGCAGACCTCTGGTCGGCTGAGCAATGTGGCCCCACCCTGCATCCTCCGGAAGAATCCCCCATCAGCCCGGAATGGCGGCCATGAGACAGATGCCCAGATTCTTGAACTCAACCAGCAG TTATTGGACTTGAAGCTGACGGTCGATGGGCTGGAGAAGGAGCGTGACTTCTACTTCAGCAAACTTCGAGACATCGAGCTCATCTGCCAGGAGCATGAAAGTGAGAACAGCCCTGTTATCTCGGGCATCATTGGCATTCTCTATGCCACTGAG gAAGGATTTGCACCCCCTGAGGACGATGAGATTGAGGAACACCAACAGGAAGACCAGGACGAGTACTGA
- the MAPRE3 gene encoding microtubule-associated protein RP/EB family member 3 isoform X2 encodes MAVNVYSTSVTSENLSRHDMLAWVNDSLHLNYTKIEQLCSGAAYCQFMDMLFPGCVHLRKVKFQAKLEHEYIHNFKVLQAAFKKMGVDKIIPVEKLVKGKFQDNFEFIQWFKKFFDANYDGKDYNPLLARQGQDVAPPPNPVPQRTSPTGPKNMQTSGRLSNVAPPCILRKNPPSARNGGHETDAQILELNQQLLDLKLTVDGLEKERDFYFSKLRDIELICQEHESENSPVISGIIGILYATEEGFAPPEDDEIEEHQQEDQDEY; translated from the exons ATGGCCGTCAATGTGTACTCCACATCCGTGACCAGTGAAAATCTGAGTCGCCATGATATGCTTGCATGGGTCAATGACTCCCTGCACCTCAATTATACCAAGATAGAACAGCTCTGTTCAG GGGCAGCCTACTGCCAGTTCATGGACATGCTCTTCCCCGGCTGTGTGCACTTGAGGAAGGTGAAGTTCCAGGCCAAACTAGAGCATGAATACATCCACAACTTCAAGGTGCTGCAAGCAGCTTTCAAGAAGATGGGTGTTGACAAA ATAATTCCCGTAGAGAAATTAGTGAAAGGAAAATTCCAAgataattttgagtttattcagTGGTTTAAGAAATTCTTTGACGCAAACTATGATGGAAAGGATTACAACCCTCTGCTGGCGCGGCAGGGCCAGGACGTAGCGCCACCTCCTAACCCAG TTCCCCAGAGGACGTCCCCCACAGGCCCCAAAAATATGCAGACCTCTGGTCGGCTGAGCAATGTGGCCCCACCCTGCATCCTCCGGAAGAATCCCCCATCAGCCCGGAATGGCGGCCATGAGACAGATGCCCAGATTCTTGAACTCAACCAGCAG TTATTGGACTTGAAGCTGACGGTCGATGGGCTGGAGAAGGAGCGTGACTTCTACTTCAGCAAACTTCGAGACATCGAGCTCATCTGCCAGGAGCATGAAAGTGAGAACAGCCCTGTTATCTCGGGCATCATTGGCATTCTCTATGCCACTGAG gAAGGATTTGCACCCCCTGAGGACGATGAGATTGAGGAACACCAACAGGAAGACCAGGACGAGTACTGA